A single window of Onychostoma macrolepis isolate SWU-2019 chromosome 16, ASM1243209v1, whole genome shotgun sequence DNA harbors:
- the cdh17 gene encoding cadherin-17, giving the protein MRGAHLLHLTLLVSIAHGIGLEDKKGPLGNLVLDVPEATPVPYPIYQFTSTEEAKIYHLSGETEGKISISSEGWLFLEQPLEWSPQKSHHLDIEARSADGETVDGPYTVVLQVLDVNNNYPVFSESQYSGRVREHSPAGVPFLQVFATDADDLNTLNAQLTFSIVNQIPNPGNVFYFGINPESGDIFITEEGAEFLKARPTVTYSRGEVHGSPDVLKKKFEDYCILKNNMPLENNPFYTCVERAERREVNLLQDPDYALIVRADDLGGRAPNALSNTTRVNIVIIQNLWVSPEPITIRENLEGEYPMYLTTVRANDPTALYRLVQKERLSFPFTINEDGEIHVTDPLDREERDMYTLVVMAEDEQGVELEKPMEIHVQVEDINDNPPVCNEAVFEVQENEPIGNQIGVLPAHDSDKEGTLNSFLSYTLLSQKPTEPFDRMFTVDHVNGEVKVANKNFQRKEVPQYELTFSVTDGVYTTECKALIKVIDINNEIPVFEKKDYGSHSVPELAEVGTTLLTIKATDADDPGTGSSRVEYHITAGDPQNLLAIEVDEDTGEGRVYIARPLDYELQSVFNLKIDARNPEPLIEGVEYNENATTFVVIQLVDVDESPEFEVETLNVNVPENITVGTVIMTAEAKDPEGKTIKFKMEGDEHNWLELNADSGELKTKAALDRETVEQISLTIIAYETEGDKQEAEMKVDIHLLDVNDNYPKLQKTQGFICIQDMTPLTLTAVDKDADPYGEPFTFSINRKSTNFEIKPLDGTSAQLILKKKPSSDLNATVPINIKDNAGMGITQKFDVRICNCTKLGYCYIEPAAHGWKLGMSSTIGILAGIFAFIILFLIIVIYRIKKKDQQRGETSGEAKAML; this is encoded by the exons ATGAGAGGTGCACATTTGCTACACTTGACCCTTCTCGTCAGCATT gcTCATGGGATTGGTCTGGAGGACAAAAAGGGGCCATTAGGAAATCTAGTTTTAGATGTGCCAGAGGCTACACCTGTGCCCTATCCCATTTACCAG TTTACATCAACAGAGGAAGCGAAGATATACCATTTAAGCGGAGAGACCGAAGGAAAGATCAGTATTTCTTCCGAAGGCTGGCTATTTCTGGAGCAACCTCTGGAATGGAGCCCTCAGAAAAGCCACCATctagat ATTGAAGCACGTTCAGCAGATGGTGAAACTGTTGATGGGCCTTACACGGTTGTCTTGCAAGTTTTGGATGTCAACAACAATTACCCTGTCTTTAGTGAGAGTCAGTACAGTGGCCGTGTTAGAGAGCATTCACCTGCAg GAGTTCCATTCTTGCAGGTGTTTGCTACCGATGCAGACGATCTCAACACATTGAATGCCCAACTTACATTCAGCATTGTGAACCAAATCCCAAATCCTGGAAATGTTTTCTACTTTGGCATTAACCCGGAGAGTGGAGATATCTTTATAACAGAGGAAG GAGCAGAGTTTCTGAAGGCCAGGCCTACTGTAACGTACAGCCGCGGGGAGGTCCATGGCAGTCCTGATGTCCTGAAAAAGAAGTTTGAGGACTACTGTATTCTAAAGAACAACATGCCTCTGGAGAACAACCCCTTTTACACATGTGTCGAACGTGCTG AAAGAAGAGAAGTGAATCTTCTTCAAGATCCAGACTATGCGCTGATTGTTCGCGCAGACGATTTAGGAGGTAGAGCTCCAAACGCTTTGAGCAACACGACACGGGTCAACATAGTTATCATTCAAAACCTCTGGGTCAGCCCTGAACCAATCACCATCAGAGAAAATTTGGAAGGGGAATACCCTATGTATCTTACCACA gtGCGTGCCAATGATCCCACCGCATTGTACAGGCTGGTACAGAAAGAAAGGCTTTCCTTCCCATTCACCATCAATGAAGATGGAGAAATCCATGTTACCGATCCTCTGGATAGAGAAGAGAGAGATATG TACACTTTGGTGGTCATGGCAGAAGATGAACAGGGTGTTGAGCTGGAAAAACCCATGGAGATTCATGTGCAGGTGGAGGATATTAATGATAACCCTCCTGTGTGTAATGAAGCTGTGTTTGAGGTGCAAGAGAACGAGCCCATAG GTAACCAAATTGGTGTTCTACCTGCTCATGATAGTGATAAGGAGGGCACACTGAACTCATTTTTATCCTACACACTCCTAAGCCAGAAGCCTACTGAGCCGTTTGACAGAATGTTCACCGTCGACCACGTCAATGGTGAAGTCAAAGTGGCAAATAAAAACTTCCAAAGGAAAGAGGTGCCTCAGTATGAGCTCACCTTTAGTGTGACTGATGGAG TTTACACCACGGAATGTAAAGCACTCATCAAGGTCATCGACATCAATAACGAGATTCCTGTCTTCGAGAAAAaagat TATGGGTCCCACAGTGTTCCTGAACTAGCTGAAGTGGGAACCACTTTGCTCACCATCAAAGCCACAGATGCAGATGACCCAGGAACAGGAAGCTCTAGGGTGGAGTATCACATCACTGCTGGAGACCCACAAAACCTCTTAGCCATTGAGGTTGATGAAGATACTGGAGAGGGCAGAGTCTACATTGCTCGG CCACTGGATTACGAGCTCCAGAGCGTCTTCAACCTTAAGATCGATGCCCGTAATCCCGAGCCCCTGATCGAAGGAGTGGAGTATAATGAAAATGCCACCACATTTGTTGTCATTCAGCTGGTGGATGTGGATGAGTCTCCAGAGTTTGAAGTGGAAACTCTTAACGTCAACGTTCCAGAAAACATCACGGTTGGAACCGTAATAATGACAGCTGAAGCCAAGGATCCAGAGGGAAAGACTATCAA GTTTAAGATGGAAGGTGATGAACATAATTGGTTGGAGCTGAACGCTGACTCTGGAGAGCTGAAGACTAAAGCTGCTCTGGACAGAGAGACGGTGGAGCAGATCTCTCTCACAATCATTGCTTATGAGACAG AGGGAGACAAGCAGGAGGCTGAGATGAAGGTGGATATTCATCTGCTAGATGTGAATGACAACTACCCTAAACTGCAAAAGACACAGGGCTTCATCTGCATACAGGATATGACCCCCTTGACACTCACTGCTGTAGATAAGGATGCTGACCCCTACGGAGAGCCTTTCACCTTCTCCATTAACCGCAAGTCAACAAACTTTGAGATCAAACCTCTGGATG GAACCTCAGCACAGCTGATTTTGAAGAAGAAGCCCTCAAGTGATCTGAATGCCACTGTTCCCATCAACATCAAAGACAACGCTGGGATGGGTATTACTCAAAAGTTCGATG TGCGTATATGTAACTGCACTAAATTGGGCTACTGTTACATCGAGCCAGCAGCTCACGGCTGGAAGCTGGGCATGAGCAGCACCATCGGCATCCTGGCAGGAATATTCGCCTTCATCA TTCTGTTCCTGATCATTGTTATCTACCGAATCAAGAAGAAGGATCAGCAGAGAGGAGAAACTTCTGGAGAGGCTAAAGCAATGCTCTAG
- the gem gene encoding GTP-binding protein GEM — protein MTLLASMRRHSIRVQHHLHRWSICGTDGGQLLSDGFARPDIGMSRSSSCSSTSSDSALSTESATPASVGPFTVVLLGDNGVGKSALASIFAGASDSMGSECELYGGEVFEQTITVDGERATVTLLDTWDSQDESSWTQERCLQTGDAFIIVYAITDRSSFLHASDLRIQLRRQREANRTPIILVGNKCDLVRCREVSISEGRSSAAVFDCKFIETSAAMQHNVWPLFEGIIRQLRLRRDSTENLTRSCSLQKRRESLPKKAKRFINRMVAKKNKQAAFKLKSKSCHDLMSL, from the exons ATGACCCTGCTGGCGAGCATGCGGCGCCACAGTATCCGCGTTCAGCATCACCTGCACCGGTGGAGCATCTGCGGGACGGACGGAGGGCAGCTGCTGAGTGATGGTTTCGCGCGTCCCGACATCGGTATGTCCAGGTCCAGCTCCTGCTCGTCCACCTCTTCAGACTCCGCTCTCTCCACCGAGTCTGCGACCCCAGCTTCCGTTGGACCCTTTACTGTTGTCCTGCTCGGGGACAACGGAGTCGGAAAGTCCGCGCTCGCTAGTATATTCGCGGGAGCATCGGACAGCATGGGCAGCGAATGCGAGTTATATGGAG GTGAAGTATTTGAGCAGACAATAACAGTAGATGGTGAGAGGGCCACCGTTACCCTGCTCGACACCTGGGATTCACAG GATGAGAGCAGCTGGACACAGGAGCGATGTTTGCAGACAGGAGACGCTTTCATTATAGTTTATGCCATAACAGATCGTTCAAGCTTCCTTCACGCATCAGATCTTCGTATTCAGCTTCGACGCCAGCGTGAGGCCAACCGCACTCCCATCATCCTTGTCGGCAATAAATGTGACCTGGTTCGCTGCAGGGAAGTGTCCATTAGTG agGGTCGCTCGTCTGCTGCTGTCTTTGACTGTAAGTTCATTGAAACGTCAGCAGCAATGCAACACAATGTCTGGCCGCTGTTTGAGGGCATCATCCGCCAGCTCCGTCTGCGAAGAGACAGCACAGAGAACCTCACCAGAAGTTGTTCTCTTCAAAAGCGACGGGAGAGTCTCCCGAAGAAAGCGAAGCGTTTCATTAACAGAATGGTTGCAAAGAAGAACAAGCAAGCAGCCTTCAAACTCAAGTCCAAGTCATGCCATGACCTGATGAGTCTGTAG
- the LOC131521597 gene encoding fibrinogen silencer-binding protein: MSTIFMSNSMVGKARSSNFTLSEKLDLLRLVQPHIRILEEHTNKHAVIVDKNRCWDSIAERYNSFGGERPPRTAQGLRTLYKRLKESAKQEVLQRSHAQPEYRGSISEPTKRIMEMIPQLFHVGDKEPNALHRLQFKRNSPVEQPGSSLSLPALSDYVPVTAVRVETEDVKPPPDIHLITSHSSPVTIATPSSQAHHGQNERDNEVVEEEEDEEEELASHVYAASLSPCPSSVHLPPSPSAHGPRRSAYQRGRALFKNPIFEAEALQMMREEHELLLANHRKLGLYLEEKREGLKRKQQLEEELLRSRVKVEKLRAARLRQGLPLM, translated from the exons ATGTCTACCATATTCATGTCAAACAGCATGGTCGGCAAGGCCCGCTCCTCCAACTTCACCCTGTCTGAGAAACTGGATCTTCTGCGGCTGGTCCAGCCTCACATACGCATTCTGGAGGAGCACACCAACAAGCACGCCGTGATCGTGGATAAGAACCGGTGCTGGGACAGCATAGCAGAGCGCTATAATAGTTTCGGAGGCGAGAGGCCCCCCAGAACAGCTCAGGGCCTTCGGACCCTCTATAAGCGACTTAAAGAAAGTGCCAAGCAGGAAGTTCTTCAGCGAAGCCATGCCCAACCCGAGTACCGGGGCAGCATCTCGGAGCCAACCAAGCGCATTATGGAAATGATACCTCAACTGTTTCACGTGGGGGACAAAGAGCCGAACGCGCTCCACAG GCTTCAGTTCAAGAGGAATTCTCCAGTAGAGCAGCCAGGCAGCAGTTTGTCCCTCCCAGCGTTGTCGGACTATGTGCCTGTTACGGCTGTGAGGGTGGAGACTGAAGATGTGAAACCGCCTCCTGATATCCACCTGATCACATCCCACAGTTCACCGGTCACCATCGCCACCCCGAGCAGTCAGGCCCACCACGGACAGAACGAGAGGGACAATGAAGTAGTggaagaggaggaagatgaggaggaggaattAGCCTCCCACGTGTATGCGGCCTCTCTGTCTCCGTGCCCCTCTTCTGTACACTTGCCACCCTCGCCGTCGGCACACGGCCCCAGGAGGAGCGCATATCAGAGGGGGAGGGCACTGTTCAAGAATCCCATTTTTGAAGCAGAAGCTCTGCAGATGATGCGAGAGGAGCATGAGCTGCTTCTGGCCAATCACAGAAAGCTTGGACTGTATCTAGAGGAGAAGAGGGAGGGGCTTAAGAGAAAGCAACAGCTGGAGGAGGAGCTACTCCGGTCAAGGGTCAAAGTGGAGAAATTGAGGGCGGCCAGGCTACGCCAAGGATTGCCATTGATGTGA